From Vreelandella neptunia, the proteins below share one genomic window:
- the yiaK gene encoding 3-dehydro-L-gulonate 2-dehydrogenase: MANIDFETLRSTIERSLLKAGLKPADAKTCAQIHAESTRDGVHSHGIGRVPRFIEYVGKGWVDIDAKPSLVQRLGAIEVLDGGFGIGVVNALHATERAMALAREHGMGLVALRDTTHWMRGGSYGWHAVEQGFATIMWTNTESCMPAWGGASQSIGNNPLVMAVPHNTGPLVLDMAMSQFSYGKLQTTQLKGERLPVDGGFDERGELSRDPAAIAATRRLLPTGYWKGSGLSILLDALAALLAQGRPSHAIDKVQRGSGGGCSQVYMVFDPEQLGGREACDSIVEGIQSHLAAATPAEPGRPVRWPGESTANQRYGERSIVVDDMLWRSVCELAGD, from the coding sequence ATGGCTAATATCGATTTTGAGACGTTGCGCAGTACGATTGAAAGATCATTATTGAAGGCGGGGTTAAAGCCCGCTGATGCTAAGACCTGCGCGCAAATCCATGCTGAAAGTACCCGCGACGGCGTACATTCGCATGGTATCGGACGGGTTCCGCGTTTCATTGAGTACGTTGGGAAAGGCTGGGTCGATATCGACGCTAAGCCAAGCCTTGTCCAGCGATTGGGCGCGATTGAGGTGCTTGATGGAGGTTTTGGAATAGGTGTGGTCAATGCACTTCATGCCACAGAGCGTGCCATGGCGTTGGCGCGTGAGCATGGTATGGGGCTGGTGGCGCTACGCGATACAACCCACTGGATGCGGGGCGGAAGCTATGGCTGGCATGCGGTTGAGCAGGGGTTCGCGACGATTATGTGGACCAATACCGAGTCGTGTATGCCTGCCTGGGGTGGTGCTTCCCAATCGATTGGCAATAACCCGTTGGTGATGGCCGTGCCGCATAACACCGGGCCTCTGGTGCTCGATATGGCGATGTCTCAGTTCTCCTATGGGAAGCTGCAGACGACTCAGTTGAAGGGCGAGCGGTTGCCCGTTGATGGCGGTTTTGATGAGCGTGGAGAGTTGAGCCGTGATCCTGCGGCGATCGCTGCGACGCGCCGCTTGCTGCCGACCGGTTACTGGAAAGGCTCTGGCTTGTCGATTCTACTGGATGCGTTGGCAGCACTGCTCGCTCAAGGGCGTCCTAGCCATGCGATTGATAAGGTTCAGCGCGGCAGTGGTGGCGGTTGCAGCCAAGTGTATATGGTGTTTGACCCTGAGCAGCTCGGCGGCCGCGAGGCTTGCGATAGCATTGTCGAAGGCATTCAGTCTCATCTGGCCGCCGCCACGCCAGCCGAGCCGGGGCGGCCAGTGCGCTGGCCGGGCGAGTCTACCGCTAATCAGCGATATGGAGAGAGGTCGATTGTTGTCGATGACATGCTATGGCGCTCTGTTTGCGAGCTGGCGGGTGATTAG
- the kdgD gene encoding 5-dehydro-4-deoxyglucarate dehydratase, translating into MTFSRQEVTKAIGDGLLSFPITDFDSQGRFDEASYRKRLEWFISHEISAVFVAGGTGEFFNLSLDEYREIVRVAVEVIDGRLPVIASAGLSVETGKAFAKAAEEAGADGILLMPPYLTECPQDGLVEYARQICDATSVNVIYYNRGNGILNAHSVQQLADQCPNLVGLKDGKGDIQALNKIVKTVGDRLVYIGGVPTAEIFAEAYVSIGVNTYSSAVFNFVPEMAVKFYKELRKGNKDVVKQITNEFFIPFVDLRDRKAGYAVSLIKAGAEIVGRPAGSVRAPLTMPTQEECQELKKLIDSVKP; encoded by the coding sequence GTGACGTTTTCAAGACAAGAAGTAACAAAAGCCATCGGCGATGGTCTGCTATCGTTCCCGATTACCGATTTCGATAGTCAAGGTCGTTTCGATGAAGCGAGCTACCGCAAGCGGCTTGAGTGGTTTATCAGCCACGAGATCTCGGCGGTCTTCGTCGCGGGTGGCACGGGGGAGTTTTTTAACCTGTCACTTGATGAGTATCGCGAGATTGTTCGCGTCGCTGTCGAAGTAATCGACGGTCGCTTGCCCGTCATTGCCAGCGCCGGCTTAAGCGTTGAAACCGGCAAGGCCTTTGCAAAAGCGGCCGAAGAAGCGGGCGCTGACGGCATTCTGCTGATGCCGCCATACCTTACCGAGTGCCCGCAGGATGGCTTGGTGGAGTATGCCCGCCAGATTTGTGATGCCACGTCAGTCAACGTGATTTATTACAACCGCGGTAATGGCATTCTGAATGCTCATTCTGTTCAGCAGCTCGCCGACCAGTGTCCCAACTTGGTGGGGCTAAAAGATGGCAAAGGCGATATTCAGGCGCTCAACAAAATCGTCAAAACCGTGGGTGACCGCTTGGTGTATATCGGCGGCGTGCCCACGGCTGAAATTTTTGCCGAGGCCTATGTCTCTATTGGCGTCAATACCTACTCATCGGCTGTTTTCAACTTCGTGCCGGAGATGGCAGTGAAGTTCTACAAGGAGTTGCGTAAAGGTAATAAAGACGTTGTGAAACAAATCACTAACGAGTTTTTTATTCCTTTCGTAGACCTCAGGGATCGAAAAGCGGGCTATGCCGTTAGCCTGATCAAAGCAGGCGCAGAGATTGTTGGCCGTCCCGCCGGCAGTGTTCGCGCGCCGCTGACAATGCCAACCCAAGAGGAGTGTCAGGAGCTTAAAAAGCTGATTGATAGCGTTAAGCCGTAA
- a CDS encoding ABC transporter substrate-binding protein: MIVSNKLMTSVGSAALIAALSVSAGVAMAQDGPLRGNIRVVIGSTSTGGDTYQNSTIVVDELAERLDLNMKVDAVGASSAFRTLDRDSRGNTLMIFHDQSYLGHLYGVEGYDDIFEKYTVGPTLAINPGNAYLVPKDSPYQTLDDIIAAVGNGETVRVAIQPGGVSEIGFSALKNAIAIEHPGQEDNLVAVNTGSQSDKNQQLFDGQADVINGTVQANEQYTRLPEDDQKAMRFVWLTARQDTIEQAPEEGLGQTSREQLLEYVEPNVHVTMGDDESFTFDKEFFFLYNKDMDPAIVEQIDEALADIYAEGEIQETQKNAFFIPNFKPSDEASEYLADKMARYEEIISNIQ; this comes from the coding sequence ATGATCGTTTCTAATAAATTAATGACAAGTGTCGGTTCCGCAGCGCTGATAGCAGCATTGAGTGTCAGCGCTGGCGTAGCCATGGCCCAAGATGGCCCATTGCGGGGCAATATTCGTGTTGTCATCGGTTCAACGTCCACAGGCGGGGATACGTATCAAAACTCTACTATTGTGGTGGATGAGCTAGCTGAAAGGCTGGATCTCAACATGAAGGTGGATGCCGTTGGCGCAAGCTCTGCTTTCCGCACACTTGACCGGGACTCTCGCGGCAATACGCTGATGATCTTCCATGATCAGTCCTACCTTGGCCATCTGTATGGCGTAGAAGGTTACGACGATATTTTTGAGAAATATACCGTCGGGCCAACGCTTGCAATCAACCCAGGCAATGCCTACCTGGTGCCTAAAGATTCACCTTACCAGACCCTTGATGACATCATTGCTGCAGTAGGCAATGGTGAGACTGTGCGGGTCGCTATCCAGCCGGGTGGCGTATCGGAGATTGGTTTCAGTGCCCTGAAAAATGCCATCGCTATTGAGCATCCTGGGCAGGAAGACAACCTGGTTGCTGTCAATACCGGTTCTCAATCCGACAAAAACCAGCAACTTTTTGACGGCCAAGCCGATGTGATTAATGGCACCGTGCAGGCTAACGAGCAGTACACGCGGTTACCTGAGGACGATCAGAAAGCAATGCGTTTTGTCTGGTTGACGGCCCGTCAAGATACCATTGAACAGGCTCCGGAAGAGGGGCTTGGCCAAACGTCTCGTGAGCAACTGTTGGAGTATGTAGAGCCAAACGTGCACGTCACAATGGGCGATGACGAGAGTTTTACATTCGATAAGGAGTTCTTCTTCCTCTACAACAAAGACATGGATCCAGCGATTGTTGAGCAAATCGATGAAGCGCTAGCGGATATCTATGCGGAAGGTGAAATACAGGAGACTCAGAAGAACGCTTTCTTTATCCCCAACTTCAAGCCTTCTGATGAAGCCTCTGAGTATCTCGCCGATAAGATGGCTCGCTACGAAGAAATCATCAGCAACATCCAGTAA
- a CDS encoding tripartite tricarboxylate transporter, giving the protein MESGLSSLLSVSIDFETSHLFFPRIIHWIMAGLFVLILTTKVAPFMASVKRGERTLPIVGEARDNFRFFGTLVLIAAYFYLMAVVGDLFPYTGYGFLMVSIAFVFLMSLLYLHDWTKKALTIVVVNAIVAPSLAWFILAKLFTITLP; this is encoded by the coding sequence ATGGAATCAGGTCTGTCAAGTCTGCTTAGTGTCTCAATCGATTTCGAGACCTCCCACCTGTTTTTCCCGAGGATTATTCACTGGATCATGGCGGGACTCTTTGTCTTGATTTTAACGACAAAGGTAGCTCCCTTCATGGCATCAGTGAAACGAGGAGAGCGCACACTGCCCATTGTGGGTGAAGCTAGGGATAATTTCCGTTTCTTCGGCACGCTCGTCTTGATCGCGGCGTATTTTTATTTAATGGCAGTTGTGGGTGATCTATTCCCCTACACCGGCTATGGCTTTCTGATGGTTTCGATAGCTTTCGTATTCCTTATGTCACTGCTCTATTTGCATGACTGGACGAAAAAGGCCCTTACCATCGTGGTGGTCAATGCCATCGTCGCACCTAGTCTGGCCTGGTTCATTCTCGCCAAGCTTTTCACTATCACCTTACCGTGA
- a CDS encoding tripartite tricarboxylate transporter permease yields the protein MEFLSLLDITFFLLAGFGALIGIIFGAIPGMTATMAVAVCLPLTYALGLHHGLALLLGLYVGGISGGMVPAVLLNIPGTPSSITTTFDGYPMAQKGEGEKALKICVIASVVGGLISAAILFLFAPLLADFSIKFSYVEKFLIILLALSVIASLSSSMLIGIFSGVIGIWLSLIGDYSISDGGNGKTRLMFDFMEPYLFEGFSLLPVLIGVFGISTILLEAEKGAKSGLVSERIKISKGGGFSLSIFRGRVTNLVRSSFIGTFVGMLPGVGGSAASVLAYTQEKNLTRDSSQMGKGAPQGLIASESANNALTGGALIPLLSLGIPGDSTTAVLIGAFTLQGIQVGPLFIPENTDTWYVMMTALVFANIVMFFLMFYAIKYIAKVVMVPKHILFPIIVMMCVVGAYAINYGIMFDVWTLLIFGVLGYLVQKIGLEVAPLIIGFILGSQAEVYFVKSLESFGTYSIFFTKSPIAMVLWGLIAASIMFAIVMGVKSRARQKMELTQVTGSTHTASGKGHDTDND from the coding sequence ATGGAATTTCTCTCACTTCTCGATATAACGTTTTTTTTACTCGCCGGGTTCGGTGCTCTGATAGGCATCATCTTCGGCGCTATACCCGGTATGACCGCCACCATGGCGGTGGCTGTTTGCCTGCCGCTCACCTATGCCCTTGGATTACACCATGGCCTGGCGCTGTTGCTGGGGCTTTATGTAGGGGGGATTTCCGGTGGAATGGTGCCGGCGGTGCTGCTCAATATTCCCGGCACACCGTCTTCAATCACCACTACCTTTGATGGCTACCCGATGGCCCAAAAGGGCGAGGGTGAGAAAGCGTTGAAGATATGCGTTATCGCGTCCGTCGTCGGGGGGCTTATCAGCGCCGCTATACTCTTCCTGTTTGCGCCACTATTGGCCGATTTCTCGATCAAGTTCTCCTATGTGGAGAAGTTTTTGATCATTTTGTTAGCGTTAAGTGTCATTGCTTCGCTCTCCAGCAGCATGCTGATTGGCATCTTTAGCGGCGTCATCGGCATCTGGCTGAGCCTGATCGGTGACTACAGCATCTCGGATGGTGGCAATGGCAAGACCCGACTGATGTTCGATTTCATGGAACCCTACTTATTTGAAGGGTTTTCGCTATTGCCGGTGTTGATCGGTGTCTTTGGTATTTCCACGATTTTGCTTGAAGCGGAAAAGGGCGCAAAGAGTGGGCTGGTCAGCGAACGCATAAAGATCAGCAAAGGAGGTGGCTTTTCGCTTTCGATCTTTAGAGGACGTGTGACCAATCTGGTGCGCTCATCCTTTATCGGTACCTTCGTCGGCATGCTGCCTGGGGTCGGTGGCAGCGCCGCTTCCGTGCTGGCTTATACCCAAGAAAAAAACTTAACGCGGGATTCATCGCAAATGGGTAAAGGGGCACCCCAGGGACTTATTGCCTCGGAGTCAGCCAACAATGCCTTGACCGGAGGTGCATTGATCCCACTGCTGTCGCTGGGTATCCCCGGTGACTCAACTACGGCTGTGTTGATCGGTGCATTCACGCTGCAGGGCATCCAGGTAGGGCCGCTATTTATTCCTGAGAATACCGACACTTGGTACGTCATGATGACGGCCCTGGTGTTCGCCAACATCGTGATGTTCTTCTTAATGTTTTATGCCATTAAGTACATCGCCAAAGTGGTGATGGTTCCCAAGCACATCCTGTTTCCCATCATTGTGATGATGTGTGTAGTGGGTGCCTATGCCATCAACTACGGGATCATGTTTGATGTTTGGACGCTGCTGATTTTCGGTGTTTTAGGCTATCTGGTGCAGAAGATTGGTCTGGAAGTGGCTCCGCTCATTATTGGTTTCATCTTGGGGAGCCAGGCCGAGGTCTACTTCGTCAAGAGTCTGGAATCGTTCGGCACTTACTCGATCTTTTTCACCAAGAGCCCCATTGCCATGGTGCTGTGGGGATTGATTGCAGCCTCGATAATGTTCGCGATCGTTATGGGGGTTAAGTCTCGCGCCAGACAAAAAATGGAGCTGACCCAGGTGACTGGCAGTACACACACAGCCTCAGGAAAGGGTCATGACACAGATAACGACTAA
- the garD gene encoding galactarate dehydratase, with amino-acid sequence MTQITTNTRVIRVHPSDNVAIVVEQGGLAEGTVIEGSITTTMPIPQGHKVALEDIAEGAQVVRYGEIIGQALTAIACGSHVNETNVRLPTAPALGELPLATREIPAMEPLEGYTFEGFRNPDGSVGTKNVLGITTSVQCVAGTVDYVVQRIKRELLPRFPNVDDVVGLNHSYGCGVAINAPAAIVPIRTLKNIALNPNFGNEIMVIGLGCEKLQPSTLLTDRPVRVYENTQAADPEANVLSLQDDSFQGFGEMVEGILAMAERHLERLNRRQRETCPASELVVGMQCGGSDAFSGVTANPAVGFATDLIVRAGGSVMFSEVTEVRDAIHLLTPRAIDEQVGRALIEQMAWYDDYLSQGQADRSANPSPGNKKGGLSNVVEKALGSVIKSGNSPIVDVIGPGERLRRKGLTFAATPASDFICGTLQLAAGMNLQVFTTGRGTPYGLAMVPVLKVSSNSTLGKRWHDIIDLDAGRIATGDASIEEVGWELFHLILEVASGRQQAAADRLGIHNDLVLFNPAPVT; translated from the coding sequence ATGACACAGATAACGACTAATACGCGTGTGATTCGCGTACACCCCAGCGATAACGTTGCCATTGTGGTCGAGCAGGGCGGCCTCGCTGAAGGCACCGTCATTGAGGGCAGCATCACCACCACGATGCCTATTCCGCAAGGCCACAAGGTGGCGCTAGAGGACATCGCTGAAGGGGCTCAGGTTGTTCGTTATGGCGAGATCATTGGTCAGGCGTTAACGGCCATTGCCTGTGGCAGTCACGTGAACGAGACGAATGTTCGCCTTCCCACGGCACCGGCGCTGGGTGAGTTACCCTTGGCCACACGTGAGATCCCCGCGATGGAGCCTCTGGAAGGGTACACCTTTGAAGGCTTCCGCAATCCGGATGGCAGCGTGGGTACCAAGAACGTCTTGGGTATCACCACCAGCGTTCAGTGTGTCGCCGGTACTGTCGATTACGTAGTGCAGCGCATCAAACGCGAGCTGCTGCCACGCTTCCCCAACGTCGACGATGTTGTGGGGCTTAATCACTCTTATGGCTGTGGCGTTGCCATTAATGCACCTGCGGCGATTGTGCCGATTCGAACGCTTAAAAACATCGCCCTGAATCCAAACTTCGGCAACGAGATAATGGTGATCGGGCTGGGTTGTGAAAAGTTGCAACCCTCGACACTGCTGACCGACCGGCCAGTAAGAGTTTATGAAAACACCCAGGCGGCCGACCCAGAAGCCAACGTGCTGAGCCTTCAAGATGACTCCTTTCAAGGCTTCGGTGAGATGGTCGAGGGTATTCTGGCCATGGCCGAACGCCATCTTGAGCGACTCAATCGACGTCAGCGCGAAACCTGCCCGGCGTCCGAGCTAGTGGTCGGTATGCAGTGTGGCGGTAGCGATGCTTTTTCCGGAGTAACGGCTAACCCTGCGGTGGGCTTTGCGACCGATTTGATCGTACGGGCGGGTGGCAGCGTGATGTTTTCGGAGGTCACCGAGGTGCGAGACGCCATCCATCTGCTGACGCCAAGGGCAATTGATGAGCAGGTGGGCAGGGCGTTGATCGAGCAGATGGCCTGGTACGACGACTACCTGTCTCAAGGGCAGGCGGATCGTAGCGCCAACCCCTCCCCAGGCAACAAGAAAGGCGGGCTCAGCAATGTGGTTGAGAAGGCGCTGGGGTCGGTGATTAAGTCGGGCAACTCACCCATTGTTGATGTTATTGGCCCCGGTGAACGGCTGCGCCGGAAGGGCCTGACCTTTGCTGCCACTCCGGCCAGCGATTTTATTTGCGGCACGCTTCAGTTAGCGGCAGGTATGAACTTGCAAGTGTTTACCACTGGGCGTGGGACACCATATGGCCTGGCCATGGTGCCTGTGCTCAAGGTCTCCTCTAACTCCACGCTGGGAAAACGCTGGCACGACATTATCGACCTGGATGCAGGCCGCATTGCCACAGGCGATGCCAGCATTGAAGAGGTGGGCTGGGAGCTTTTCCACCTGATTCTTGAGGTGGCCAGCGGGCGCCAACAGGCTGCCGCCGATCGGCTAGGTATTCATAACGACTTGGTGTTGTTTAATCCTGCGCCAGTGACTTAA